A stretch of the Bacillus sp. B-jedd genome encodes the following:
- a CDS encoding DNRLRE domain-containing protein: protein MKRKIFAILMVFLLVITSIDLSNFNGSGIVSAEQKTTKSPKLPKKIEKIRELEDLREPNSKTFINTDGTYTKEIYTEDIHYKDKEKNKYKNISNTPEVNSGSDKGDFKFKNKDNKFGVKFAINTKKKSLISLDFENEKLNFQAVDAKHSSAKQEVGSIIYEGIYNGVDFKYSLGSSSVKEDIILNTRESERKFQFLLTGSLLPKKEDGNINFYNKKGALIWTMPRPFMEDQNGNYSEDIVFDLKEEKNGYLLTLIPDAKYLDDKDTEYPVRIDPTANLGGTNATTLDTYVMSAYSGTNYYNSADLRIGYTSSTGVNRSYINFTNALPNLAGKILVKAELKVYKWADIGTPISANVYANRVTSSWGINTVTYGNQPSLDTATAYGSTSATGAAGWKTLNVTGLVDGWLKKKYPNYGLVIRSTSEGTAGTYQKFNASESSSNRPYLAITYSERPGQPTLSADSYMNSTGYINVNWSPVSGATKYKVLIYNGVAYEEFDVGNVTSWSTKGRKIWPTKAQIDSQQYGLRKSGDGRELPENPNYLYAKAPGSTYLSNTNYAIRVKAVNNYGETSHSDAAVITIPDKTKPKEPGAVRISNDRVDQYTVDWQAATDPDGTGIVKYKVYLGEQPGVANLVSGAETTHTILNYTYSGTLVAGKTYYAWVQAVDKAGNISLNSATASSVAKKDYDAQIINTDIPQVSDVDNTAGEKLQFTVVNKGKAAWTNDQNINLTVASTAPGDKDPTAFVGYLQPGEVIPPGGTKVFTVNWMAKKATKGTYQIIATVGHGNKIEPLDSVKHHIEVKDLVPPTGKVLINEGKPYTTSQDITISAFDVFDNTTGDLYVEFAEGPANATVDKLKFLPKELILQSPHVKAWKLPDMKGEHTIYAKFSDSSGNVSGLYSDSIILDKDVPDIKVSNVATGDYISGVKKIEGTITDENLLSYKVEYRNKNDQSINWHLVTEKNGQMADGILAEWDTSSLPKGEYELLITASDAANRNNYYQVSVWIDTHDKNWTGLEGYYPLYPISLRDGSGSVNLYNGSLNLQDVDFSLPSRAFDLLIGRTYSSNAIQEGMLGKGWMSNLEERINNKGDRVEYRDGDGTVHAFIRKPDGSFVTPLGTPYHLTFSSTTGYELSQKSGDLTVKKFDLEGKLVSIKDNNGNSIQYSYENGKLTKVTTLNKSVSLQYNPEGLLDNAVFSTGEKVSYSYSGQNLKEATLHTKSGKLSGRTMYEYENELLTAVVSKNGLKVEFSYNGNRLVQTKTIRTTRIVDIGQYPLKTSNVVENFLYNLSNQTIDIAAQSVNEEEKSKNLSNYEFKLSQDGNLAQQTIVRTPVDNESLEDAKRDENNITVKTKFQKNRVESITDGKGYITSYEYDEYGNLLKVHLPPVKVNGVLTNYSTSNTYNSNGQRTKAVNTMGQSKEWKYDSKGNVFQVIDEVGNSQYIQYDSYGNVRETKSDRGPLYGYIPDYSMEEKTLEKWTIQGTATKSTSQAKSGKQSIEMAPNAVLLTGSFPIKKGRLPVLALVQAIAPAGSANVEMKVQYLKDGAVTKEFAQSSVLSTKWAEYRVSGEVPTDATHVRIQLANKGTGNLFVDDLVLEESGIKTTYTYDESGENLKEVIDPYGNKTTYSYNVYNQVLTETNALNQTEKNEYDEEQRLKKKTDRTGRVTSYEYDPLSDNLLKEINGLGNVTAYEYNEWDQLLLTAFPKVEVITYNDEEIDRSEVQQAKVYIQYDELGRKIKENDENGKAYSTVEYDGWGRVAKSIDPMKNQKYFDYDANGNIIHTIDYAAKSTPDGKDTLLINNGEMFASFDEWNRQIDETDNTGNRNVLTMVNTYDSENRLIQTKDAEGTQVFYTFNALNENVYTRDNSTPPVETWTYYDSFGTPSITLTGSTVEYSVSDANGNILELVDHKGTRTKYEYNTVGDKIKQTNPDGTLTVWTYNDDGQIKTESQLVEDKGDIETYLVSEFTYNNVAEVKNQKLEVHKINKTTKATDKQILRETDLTHDTMGRLIRELSINHQGEQLKKTDIRFAYDLNGNLLKKWIYDENSTTVIGEETYSFARSVSTYEYDNNNRPIEERKFEGGNLTNRTYTDEDNKETTQSINTKFLGSSAGTTSVYYNENDLAKKVITPLSEEYQFEYLPSELLDKVRGPRLTVDMDYGPNERMTLIKTLKKDTTSALFSEAYTYNGEEQIQTATNPWDGQKSYTYTPEGFLKTVTKGSETTTYSYDVSGNLLKAVNTAGKILLDNQYALGNRISSSIQFDSATQKYKRTNYTFRADGSLSKETISIPVDTYDAAKTATVEFEKEYQFASINVLQGIVTKKGGAVVEKVEFTNDSEDNRISKKVTNAKGERTEYYYYDANSDLIGISEQSGIDPVQNLMNFYRDANGQLLNFEYKGEVYDYIYNQRGDIVAIADRLQSILAKYTYDEWGNLQNIDAPTNLGMEVAKANPFRYVGKFGVQYDNDTKLYFMGWRDYDSKIGRYIVADEYEGEEANPVSFNRYLYAESDPVNNIDPDGYAPKWLKKLSKGVKKGAKATYNFVLGDDIRTLTSKNTKWYQKAGAAVSIASNFIPGGGFVTKAAKVAIKGTSKSVKGYRASKTVAKAAKVVRTTSKKAAGKATIKPKTVNASSIKGTPKIQTPARERAIYPAPEPKPKSTYGQSTKRTPPQTPMERMNSGKGPGQPTKNAVESNKGTGNGYKYWNKTTEFNNVKVYQRDDIIDPSMVDARGRTNVERMKKGLAPLGPDGKSINLHHTTQRNTSSIAEVTQTFHKENSSVIHINPNTIPSGINRTEFKKWRTDYWKNRANDF, encoded by the coding sequence ATGAAAAGAAAAATTTTTGCAATACTCATGGTGTTTCTTTTAGTCATTACTTCTATTGATTTAAGTAATTTTAATGGTTCTGGGATTGTATCTGCTGAGCAAAAAACAACAAAATCTCCAAAGTTACCCAAAAAGATCGAAAAGATAAGAGAATTGGAAGATTTAAGGGAACCGAACTCAAAAACTTTCATTAATACTGATGGAACCTACACCAAAGAAATTTATACAGAGGACATTCATTATAAAGATAAAGAAAAAAACAAGTATAAAAATATCTCCAACACACCAGAAGTAAACAGCGGCAGTGATAAAGGCGATTTTAAATTCAAGAATAAAGACAATAAATTTGGTGTCAAATTCGCAATCAATACCAAAAAGAAGAGCTTGATCAGTTTGGATTTTGAAAATGAAAAATTAAACTTCCAAGCCGTGGACGCAAAGCATTCTTCTGCTAAACAAGAAGTTGGATCAATCATTTATGAAGGGATTTATAATGGAGTCGATTTTAAATACAGCCTTGGAAGCTCTAGTGTAAAAGAGGATATAATTTTAAACACTAGAGAGTCAGAGAGAAAGTTTCAGTTTTTATTAACGGGCAGCCTTTTGCCAAAAAAAGAAGATGGAAACATTAACTTTTACAATAAAAAGGGCGCCCTCATCTGGACGATGCCTCGTCCTTTTATGGAAGATCAGAATGGGAATTATTCAGAGGACATTGTTTTTGATTTGAAAGAGGAAAAGAACGGATATTTATTAACGTTGATTCCGGATGCTAAATACTTGGATGACAAGGATACCGAGTACCCAGTGAGGATCGATCCGACTGCAAACTTGGGCGGAACAAATGCCACAACATTGGATACCTATGTCATGTCAGCCTATTCTGGAACGAATTATTATAATAGCGCAGACCTTAGAATTGGCTATACATCCTCTACAGGGGTAAATAGGAGCTATATTAATTTTACGAATGCTTTACCCAATTTAGCAGGGAAGATTCTTGTTAAAGCGGAACTAAAGGTCTATAAATGGGCGGATATTGGCACCCCGATTTCGGCGAATGTCTATGCAAACCGGGTGACCTCCAGCTGGGGAATAAATACGGTCACTTACGGAAATCAGCCTTCCCTGGATACAGCAACGGCATATGGAAGCACGTCCGCGACCGGAGCAGCCGGATGGAAGACACTGAATGTCACAGGGCTTGTCGATGGATGGTTGAAGAAAAAGTATCCGAATTACGGGCTCGTCATTCGGAGTACCTCCGAAGGGACAGCAGGTACCTATCAAAAGTTCAATGCCTCTGAATCGAGTTCTAACCGTCCCTACTTGGCTATAACCTACTCTGAAAGACCGGGACAGCCAACGCTATCAGCCGATTCATATATGAATAGTACAGGATATATTAATGTCAATTGGTCTCCGGTTTCAGGAGCAACAAAATACAAAGTCCTTATTTATAATGGGGTGGCTTATGAAGAGTTTGATGTCGGAAATGTCACCTCTTGGAGTACAAAAGGTAGGAAAATTTGGCCAACCAAAGCTCAAATTGATAGTCAACAGTATGGATTAAGGAAAAGTGGGGATGGCAGGGAGCTCCCTGAAAATCCAAATTACCTTTATGCAAAAGCACCTGGCAGCACGTATCTATCCAATACAAATTACGCAATAAGGGTAAAAGCAGTAAACAATTACGGTGAAACTTCCCACTCGGATGCTGCAGTTATTACTATTCCGGATAAAACAAAACCCAAGGAGCCTGGTGCGGTTAGAATTTCCAATGACCGGGTCGACCAATACACTGTCGACTGGCAAGCAGCAACAGATCCAGATGGAACTGGGATAGTTAAATACAAAGTATACCTTGGTGAACAACCCGGAGTGGCGAATCTAGTCAGTGGAGCTGAAACTACACATACAATCCTAAATTATACGTACAGTGGCACACTTGTTGCGGGGAAAACTTATTATGCATGGGTCCAGGCTGTTGATAAAGCTGGAAACATAAGCCTAAATTCTGCTACAGCATCCAGTGTCGCTAAGAAAGATTATGACGCTCAGATAATAAATACAGATATCCCTCAAGTTAGTGATGTTGATAACACAGCCGGCGAAAAGCTACAGTTTACAGTGGTCAATAAGGGGAAAGCAGCCTGGACAAATGATCAAAATATTAATCTTACTGTTGCAAGCACAGCGCCTGGTGACAAAGACCCCACTGCTTTTGTAGGTTATTTACAGCCTGGTGAAGTAATCCCTCCAGGTGGTACCAAAGTTTTTACAGTTAACTGGATGGCCAAAAAAGCAACAAAAGGAACATATCAAATAATAGCGACAGTCGGCCATGGAAATAAAATCGAGCCATTGGATAGTGTTAAACATCATATAGAGGTCAAGGATTTAGTGCCTCCGACTGGAAAAGTTTTAATCAATGAAGGTAAACCATATACGACTTCCCAGGATATTACTATAAGTGCCTTTGATGTTTTTGACAATACCACTGGTGATTTGTATGTGGAATTTGCTGAAGGTCCTGCCAATGCCACAGTGGACAAGCTGAAATTCCTTCCAAAGGAGCTAATCCTCCAATCACCACACGTTAAGGCTTGGAAATTACCGGATATGAAAGGGGAACACACCATCTATGCCAAGTTCTCCGATTCGTCTGGAAACGTATCAGGTTTATATAGTGATTCTATCATACTTGATAAGGATGTCCCGGATATTAAAGTGTCCAATGTTGCAACAGGGGATTATATCTCGGGGGTTAAAAAGATAGAGGGAACAATCACGGACGAGAACCTTTTATCCTATAAAGTTGAATACCGAAATAAGAATGATCAATCAATTAACTGGCATTTAGTAACAGAAAAGAACGGTCAAATGGCAGATGGCATACTGGCAGAATGGGATACTTCCTCTCTTCCGAAGGGGGAATATGAACTCCTAATAACAGCGTCAGATGCGGCAAATCGAAACAATTATTATCAAGTCTCCGTCTGGATTGATACACATGATAAGAACTGGACGGGGCTTGAAGGATATTATCCTCTTTACCCTATATCTCTTCGTGACGGGAGTGGGTCTGTCAACCTATATAATGGTAGTTTGAATCTTCAGGATGTTGATTTCTCCCTTCCTTCTAGAGCTTTTGATCTGCTAATTGGTAGGACCTATTCTTCTAATGCTATTCAAGAAGGGATGCTCGGAAAAGGCTGGATGTCAAACCTGGAAGAACGGATAAATAATAAAGGAGACAGAGTCGAGTACCGGGATGGGGACGGAACGGTACATGCCTTCATTAGAAAACCGGATGGGAGTTTTGTCACGCCTCTAGGAACTCCATACCATCTGACATTTTCAAGCACCACTGGGTACGAGTTATCCCAAAAAAGTGGAGACCTCACTGTGAAGAAGTTTGACCTTGAGGGGAAGCTTGTTTCCATCAAGGACAATAATGGAAACTCCATTCAATACAGCTATGAAAATGGAAAGTTGACAAAGGTAACAACATTGAACAAGTCCGTTTCACTTCAATATAATCCTGAAGGTCTATTGGATAATGCGGTATTCAGTACAGGAGAAAAAGTATCCTATTCGTATTCTGGCCAAAACCTTAAAGAAGCCACTCTCCATACGAAAAGCGGCAAGCTGAGCGGTCGTACAATGTACGAATACGAGAATGAATTGCTGACCGCTGTTGTGTCAAAAAATGGATTGAAAGTGGAATTCAGCTATAACGGGAACAGACTCGTGCAGACCAAAACTATCAGAACGACAAGAATAGTGGATATCGGGCAATACCCTTTGAAAACATCAAATGTTGTGGAAAACTTCCTGTATAACTTATCCAATCAAACAATAGATATCGCAGCACAATCTGTAAATGAGGAAGAGAAAAGTAAAAATCTCTCAAACTATGAGTTTAAATTAAGCCAAGACGGAAATTTGGCACAACAGACGATAGTAAGAACACCAGTAGACAATGAAAGTCTTGAAGATGCCAAACGAGATGAAAATAATATTACAGTTAAAACAAAATTTCAAAAAAATAGAGTTGAGTCTATAACCGATGGCAAGGGGTATATAACTTCTTACGAATACGACGAGTATGGGAACCTGCTAAAAGTTCATTTGCCGCCTGTTAAGGTAAACGGAGTGTTAACTAACTATTCCACTTCCAATACCTACAATTCTAACGGCCAGCGAACAAAGGCGGTTAATACGATGGGGCAGTCGAAGGAGTGGAAATACGACTCCAAGGGAAATGTCTTTCAAGTCATAGATGAGGTAGGCAATAGCCAGTACATTCAATACGATTCATACGGAAATGTCAGGGAGACAAAAAGTGACCGCGGGCCTTTATACGGTTATATACCAGATTACAGCATGGAAGAAAAAACGCTGGAAAAATGGACCATCCAGGGGACAGCGACCAAGAGTACCAGTCAGGCTAAATCCGGAAAACAAAGTATAGAGATGGCTCCGAATGCCGTTCTGCTAACAGGAAGCTTTCCTATTAAGAAAGGCCGGCTGCCAGTATTAGCCCTAGTCCAGGCTATTGCCCCGGCCGGCTCTGCAAATGTGGAAATGAAAGTGCAATATTTGAAAGACGGGGCAGTCACGAAGGAATTTGCTCAATCTTCAGTGCTTTCAACTAAATGGGCTGAATACCGGGTAAGTGGAGAAGTTCCTACGGACGCGACCCACGTCAGAATCCAACTTGCTAATAAAGGGACAGGCAACTTGTTTGTAGACGACCTTGTTCTTGAAGAAAGCGGGATTAAGACTACTTACACTTATGACGAGAGTGGTGAGAACTTAAAAGAGGTCATTGATCCATACGGAAACAAAACCACCTACTCCTATAATGTCTATAATCAGGTGTTGACTGAAACAAACGCCCTGAACCAGACTGAGAAAAATGAGTATGATGAGGAACAAAGGCTGAAAAAGAAAACGGATCGTACCGGAAGGGTGACCAGTTACGAATACGATCCTTTATCAGACAACCTCCTCAAGGAAATCAATGGACTGGGGAACGTGACTGCCTACGAGTACAACGAGTGGGATCAACTCCTCCTCACAGCATTCCCAAAAGTTGAGGTCATTACCTATAATGATGAAGAGATTGACCGGTCGGAGGTACAGCAGGCTAAAGTATATATCCAGTATGACGAGCTTGGACGGAAAATAAAAGAGAACGATGAAAACGGAAAGGCATACTCCACAGTGGAATACGATGGTTGGGGTAGAGTTGCTAAAAGCATCGACCCGATGAAGAACCAAAAGTATTTCGATTATGATGCGAATGGAAATATCATTCACACGATAGATTATGCCGCAAAATCCACTCCAGATGGAAAAGATACCTTATTAATCAATAACGGAGAAATGTTTGCGAGCTTTGATGAGTGGAATCGCCAAATTGACGAGACAGACAACACAGGCAACAGAAATGTCCTCACCATGGTCAACACCTATGATTCGGAAAACAGGCTTATTCAAACCAAGGATGCTGAAGGAACCCAGGTTTTCTACACGTTCAATGCATTGAACGAAAATGTTTATACGAGAGATAACTCGACGCCTCCAGTTGAAACCTGGACTTACTATGACAGCTTTGGTACCCCTTCCATCACTTTAACCGGGAGTACGGTTGAATATTCCGTTTCCGATGCCAACGGGAATATATTGGAATTGGTTGACCATAAAGGGACAAGAACCAAATACGAGTACAACACGGTGGGCGATAAGATAAAGCAGACTAATCCCGATGGGACGTTGACGGTTTGGACGTACAATGATGATGGACAAATTAAAACCGAGTCTCAGCTGGTGGAGGATAAAGGGGATATTGAGACTTACCTCGTGTCTGAATTTACTTATAATAATGTTGCAGAAGTGAAAAACCAAAAACTCGAAGTTCATAAAATCAATAAAACGACAAAGGCAACAGACAAACAGATATTAAGAGAAACAGACTTGACCCATGATACGATGGGCCGTCTTATTCGGGAACTTTCAATCAACCATCAGGGGGAACAACTCAAGAAAACCGATATTCGCTTTGCCTATGACTTGAATGGCAACCTTCTGAAGAAATGGATTTATGATGAAAATTCCACAACAGTAATTGGTGAAGAAACATATTCGTTTGCTAGATCTGTAAGTACGTACGAATATGATAATAATAATCGCCCGATAGAAGAGAGAAAGTTTGAGGGTGGAAACTTAACGAACAGGACCTATACTGATGAAGATAATAAGGAGACTACGCAATCAATAAACACAAAATTTTTAGGTTCGTCGGCTGGCACGACATCGGTCTATTATAATGAAAACGATCTGGCCAAAAAAGTCATTACTCCCCTTTCGGAAGAGTATCAATTCGAGTATCTCCCTTCCGAATTGCTGGACAAGGTAAGAGGCCCGAGGTTGACCGTTGATATGGACTATGGCCCGAACGAGCGGATGACGCTTATCAAGACTTTGAAAAAGGATACTACTTCTGCTCTTTTCTCGGAAGCATATACCTATAATGGAGAAGAGCAAATCCAAACGGCTACCAACCCGTGGGATGGGCAGAAATCTTACACCTATACGCCAGAAGGGTTCCTGAAAACTGTCACGAAAGGATCAGAAACGACCACTTATTCGTACGATGTAAGCGGAAACCTATTAAAAGCCGTAAACACGGCGGGAAAAATCCTTCTGGACAACCAGTATGCCCTTGGCAACAGGATTTCTTCTTCCATCCAGTTTGACTCTGCGACACAGAAATATAAGAGGACCAATTACACCTTCAGAGCCGATGGCTCCCTGTCAAAGGAAACAATCAGTATCCCGGTGGATACTTACGACGCGGCAAAGACAGCAACGGTTGAATTCGAAAAGGAATACCAATTTGCTTCCATTAATGTCCTGCAGGGCATCGTCACAAAAAAAGGTGGAGCGGTTGTTGAAAAAGTCGAATTCACTAATGATAGTGAGGATAACCGAATCTCAAAAAAAGTAACCAATGCAAAAGGTGAGCGAACCGAATATTACTATTATGACGCTAATAGCGATCTAATCGGCATTTCGGAACAATCAGGGATTGATCCGGTCCAGAACCTTATGAACTTTTATAGGGACGCGAACGGCCAGCTTCTGAACTTTGAATATAAAGGGGAAGTCTACGACTATATCTACAACCAGAGGGGGGACATAGTCGCTATAGCAGACCGCTTGCAGTCCATCCTTGCCAAATATACGTACGACGAGTGGGGCAATCTCCAAAATATTGACGCACCAACGAATCTTGGGATGGAAGTTGCCAAGGCAAACCCATTCCGTTATGTAGGTAAGTTCGGCGTCCAGTATGACAATGACACGAAGCTGTACTTCATGGGCTGGCGGGATTACGATTCGAAAATCGGCCGGTATATCGTGGCGGACGAGTACGAAGGCGAGGAAGCAAATCCGGTCTCCTTCAACCGGTACCTGTATGCGGAAAGCGATCCGGTCAACAATATTGACCCGGACGGCTATGCACCCAAGTGGCTGAAGAAACTGTCAAAGGGCGTCAAGAAGGGTGCCAAGGCAACTTATAATTTTGTCCTTGGCGACGACATTCGAACCCTCACCAGTAAGAATACGAAATGGTATCAGAAGGCCGGGGCGGCCGTCAGCATCGCTTCTAACTTTATTCCGGGCGGTGGATTTGTCACAAAGGCAGCCAAGGTGGCCATCAAGGGAACGTCGAAATCAGTAAAGGGTTACCGTGCGAGTAAGACCGTGGCCAAGGCAGCAAAAGTGGTTAGGACCACCTCTAAAAAAGCTGCTGGAAAGGCAACCATCAAGCCGAAGACCGTTAACGCCTCTTCCATTAAGGGTACGCCGAAAATCCAGACTCCGGCACGAGAGAGGGCAATCTACCCGGCGCCTGAACCGAAACCTAAGTCAACTTATGGCCAATCGACAAAAAGGACGCCGCCTCAGACTCCGATGGAAAGGATGAACTCGGGCAAAGGACCTGGCCAACCTACAAAAAATGCTGTTGAATCAAATAAGGGTACGGGTAATGGATATAAATATTGGAATAAGACAACAGAATTTAATAATGTGAAAGTCTATCAAAGAGATGATATTATAGACCCAAGCATGGTAGACGCAAGGGGAAGAACTAATGTTGAAAGAATGAAAAAGGGATTGGCTCCTCTTGGTCCGGATGGGAAGTCAATCAATCTTCATCACACAACCCAGAGAAATACAAGCTCAATAGCAGAAGTTACACAGACGTTCCATAAAGAAAACAGTTCGGTAATCCATATCAACCCTAATACTATACCTTCTGGTATAAACAGAACAGAATTTAAAAAGTGGAGAACTGATTATTGGAAGAATAGAGCTAATGACTTTTAA
- a CDS encoding SMI1/KNR4 family protein, which produces MSVETYQKAKQIIQTNEDLADFIGGRTNELIKLAEEKLGIKFTGLYLDYLQTFGAGNFGAQEVYGIINNNFENSSVPDAIWYTLTERKEINLPNNLFVIYDTGSDELFCLDFNQLDEKGEPKVVSFVPGIDLESQSYEIIANDFGDFLLDLVKQEV; this is translated from the coding sequence ATGAGCGTTGAAACTTATCAGAAAGCAAAGCAAATTATTCAGACCAATGAAGATTTGGCTGACTTTATTGGAGGGCGGACAAATGAATTAATAAAATTAGCTGAAGAAAAGCTAGGTATAAAATTTACTGGGCTGTATTTAGATTATTTACAAACCTTTGGAGCAGGAAATTTCGGGGCTCAAGAAGTTTATGGGATTATTAATAATAATTTTGAAAACTCTTCTGTTCCTGATGCAATTTGGTACACTTTAACGGAAAGAAAAGAAATTAATCTACCTAATAACCTTTTTGTTATCTATGATACTGGGAGCGATGAACTTTTTTGTTTAGATTTTAATCAACTTGATGAAAAAGGAGAACCAAAGGTAGTATCTTTTGTGCCTGGTATTGATTTGGAAAGTCAAAGTTATGAAATAATTGCTAACGATTTTGGTGATTTTTTATTAGACTTAGTTAAGCAAGAAGTATAG
- a CDS encoding TnsD family Tn7-like transposition protein, translating into MISYFPDFYPDEILYSACARYIVHVNLKAQRASLEALFENRNKSAVVDLPSDISILVRQIPNEFNNAKLIINNHTLLPFYKPFLPQARLNLVQELMMDNPDKKNIPGTLGLMSSGIPFPHRLRFCDECSEEDKKIFGEMYWHRMHQIPGVFFCEKHQKVLLETMINYTGRGRKHHFVPLEKVKEDKMYFKPKSFPEGCEKNLMEISKIACKFLNANIEPVGLMNIQESYKALLSEDGYITQNNNVRFRNLKNNFNSYFGQELLSILTSIVQKETDTWLHKLLRKPRVTCHPIRHILLILFLGADIDLFKNIYKKPSPFGEGPWYCLNQAANHFHQPTIKECRITYGSNSNIPIGIFSCSCGFTYSRKGPDKNREDKFRKDRVHCFGEKWIEECQKVYKNPELSLRAKAKRLGVDPKTMIKYSSYENIDSSADEITVTAIELDKRKNSILQSIKNHESPSRSVIRRDNPRDYIWHYRNNREWLYSILPNNSNISRKYNKVDWLKVDREILESVRNAINEIFKYTGKPIRVTRSEISRRIEHPNLLEYSLKKLPRTREVISRFIESTEGFQIRRINWLYDNWNKDVNLTIWRFKREAGIKKESEFIKKYLIILLS; encoded by the coding sequence ATGATTAGTTATTTTCCAGATTTCTACCCTGATGAGATATTATATAGTGCTTGCGCCCGATATATAGTACACGTTAATTTAAAGGCCCAAAGAGCTTCACTAGAGGCTCTATTTGAGAATAGAAATAAATCAGCGGTTGTAGATCTTCCGAGTGATATTTCAATATTAGTAAGGCAAATTCCCAATGAATTTAATAATGCCAAATTGATAATTAATAATCATACTTTACTTCCTTTCTATAAGCCCTTTTTACCTCAAGCCAGGTTGAATTTGGTACAAGAATTAATGATGGATAATCCAGATAAGAAGAATATTCCTGGGACTCTTGGTTTAATGTCAAGCGGTATCCCCTTCCCTCATAGATTAAGATTCTGTGATGAATGTAGTGAGGAAGACAAAAAAATCTTTGGAGAGATGTATTGGCATAGAATGCACCAAATTCCAGGAGTATTTTTTTGTGAAAAACATCAAAAAGTCCTCTTAGAAACAATGATTAATTATACAGGTAGAGGAAGAAAACATCATTTTGTACCCTTAGAAAAAGTAAAGGAAGATAAAATGTATTTTAAACCAAAATCTTTTCCAGAAGGTTGTGAAAAAAATCTGATGGAAATATCAAAAATAGCCTGCAAGTTTTTAAATGCAAATATTGAGCCTGTTGGGCTAATGAATATACAGGAATCATACAAAGCTCTCCTTTCAGAGGATGGGTACATAACTCAGAACAATAATGTCCGTTTCAGAAATTTAAAGAATAACTTTAACAGTTACTTCGGACAAGAACTTTTATCGATTTTAACAAGTATCGTCCAAAAAGAAACCGATACATGGCTACATAAATTATTAAGAAAGCCGAGGGTCACCTGCCATCCAATTCGGCATATATTATTGATTTTATTTTTAGGGGCAGACATAGATCTATTTAAAAATATTTATAAGAAGCCTTCCCCATTTGGAGAAGGACCTTGGTATTGCCTTAATCAAGCTGCAAATCACTTTCATCAACCAACAATAAAAGAATGTAGAATAACTTACGGTAGTAATTCTAACATTCCAATTGGCATATTTAGTTGTAGCTGTGGATTTACATATTCTAGAAAAGGTCCGGATAAAAATAGGGAAGATAAATTTAGGAAAGATAGGGTACATTGTTTCGGAGAAAAGTGGATAGAAGAATGTCAAAAAGTATATAAAAATCCTGAATTGTCGTTAAGGGCCAAGGCTAAAAGGCTGGGTGTTGATCCTAAGACAATGATAAAATATTCATCTTATGAAAATATAGATTCTTCTGCTGATGAAATCACAGTAACTGCAATAGAGCTGGATAAAAGAAAAAATAGTATCTTACAAAGCATTAAAAATCATGAATCACCTTCCCGCTCTGTTATTCGGCGAGATAATCCAAGAGACTATATATGGCATTATCGAAACAATAGAGAATGGTTGTATTCAATTCTTCCCAATAACTCAAATATTTCAAGGAAATATAATAAGGTCGACTGGTTAAAAGTTGACAGAGAAATATTAGAATCAGTAAGAAATGCTATCAATGAGATTTTTAAATATACAGGAAAGCCCATTAGAGTAACTAGATCAGAAATCAGTAGGAGGATAGAGCATCCCAACTTACTTGAGTATTCATTAAAGAAGTTGCCAAGAACTCGAGAAGTAATAAGTCGTTTTATAGAATCAACAGAAGGATTTCAAATCAGGAGAATCAATTGGCTGTATGACAATTGGAATAAGGATGTAAATCTTACTATTTGGCGGTTTAAAAGAGAGGCAGGGATTAAAAAGGAATCCGAGTTTATTAAAAAGTACTTAATAATATTGTTAAGTTAA